From Enterococcus wangshanyuanii, the proteins below share one genomic window:
- a CDS encoding ATP-binding protein: MLLEYPLREETYKNLVLTKEKDAIAYYRIKSETVMLTDREKKEKTKRKVARSLKRLSGNGGIEITLSPVNTDIRGKMGALRSIIDEQNYKVGVDKLKKTVVALEKEMGMVYEYCWIVGVPLKKAEIAVDFKEGIRQRMDSFAEKVVNGIGLDVELDKEWGKKYKEQENEVYQNLSELLAERLTEDELYYYQAYQFLKNIPHERKDVLNAQSMDNLLDTKIKPLFGGGLKLSSSYGESYIDALPVGDMGVFLDGNHLLEIVQKMPFPVEVKIPGLFGESSGQLGLTGRSSRAKTRTKNIMQEAQIAGSKQKRKILEGQLSLDDLDQKIDDGEDILDWSAYLIVSGATKKQMKARKKYLLNRFDSFGIPLFKATFDTPYIFQSTLFGNFIRNSSMKWQHTSTVNSFAELNFFTSLRSGTSTGFYFGRVDTTLEEKEDRDSIISSSKNLIYLNILLSNKQNIKGKKTNNPHIALTGDTGNGKSVTAKKLFMESAMMKDKVLYIDPKKEMRRQFMRTINDPEYRKKYPLDVEFIESFNFVTLDVRNKDNLGVLDPIVLFDPTEAISTAKAMLTNVYEGTWNLKQKTAINEAITKIVDQRTRGSKVGFWHIIDEFMKSKNEDVKDMGRFLASTIKGSILELSFSRGEVEGLSFDKKVTILEIQDLDLPKEKGEVLDDNKRLSVTLMFALGMFCSKFGSRDPKEETVVFFDESWIFQSSSEGKGILKSMKRVGRSQNNFMVLITQSVNDLDDNEDGTGFGMVICFDEVNNREGILKSLNLAVNEDNLKWVSNMVQGQCLFKDMFGQINRVVVHVLFEEWLELFKTVDDTDASIMENQFVA, from the coding sequence ATGCTATTAGAATACCCGTTAAGGGAAGAAACCTATAAGAATCTTGTGTTAACAAAAGAAAAAGATGCAATCGCTTATTATCGAATCAAAAGTGAAACAGTTATGTTAACAGATCGAGAAAAGAAAGAAAAAACAAAAAGAAAAGTGGCTCGCTCATTAAAACGTTTATCTGGTAATGGTGGTATAGAAATTACTTTGTCGCCTGTAAATACTGATATTCGAGGGAAAATGGGGGCTTTACGTTCTATTATTGATGAACAAAATTATAAGGTAGGAGTTGATAAATTAAAGAAAACTGTAGTTGCGCTTGAGAAGGAAATGGGCATGGTCTATGAATATTGCTGGATCGTTGGAGTTCCTTTAAAGAAAGCTGAAATTGCAGTGGATTTTAAAGAAGGTATACGTCAAAGAATGGATTCGTTTGCTGAAAAAGTTGTAAATGGGATTGGGTTGGATGTTGAACTGGATAAAGAATGGGGGAAAAAATATAAAGAACAGGAAAATGAAGTATATCAAAACTTATCCGAATTGTTAGCAGAACGTTTAACAGAAGACGAATTGTATTATTATCAAGCGTACCAATTTTTGAAAAATATCCCACATGAGAGAAAAGATGTTTTGAACGCTCAATCAATGGATAATTTACTTGATACAAAAATCAAGCCGTTATTTGGTGGTGGGTTGAAGTTGTCTTCTTCCTATGGAGAAAGCTATATAGATGCTTTGCCTGTAGGTGATATGGGTGTATTTTTGGATGGAAATCATTTGTTAGAAATCGTCCAAAAAATGCCTTTTCCCGTAGAAGTAAAAATTCCTGGTCTATTTGGGGAGTCTTCGGGGCAACTAGGACTTACTGGTCGCAGTTCTCGTGCAAAAACAAGAACTAAAAATATTATGCAAGAAGCACAAATAGCAGGTTCAAAACAAAAACGAAAAATTTTAGAAGGTCAGTTGTCTTTGGATGATCTAGACCAGAAAATCGATGATGGGGAAGATATTTTAGATTGGAGTGCGTATCTAATTGTTTCGGGAGCAACTAAAAAGCAGATGAAAGCTCGGAAGAAGTATTTGTTGAATCGCTTTGATAGTTTTGGAATTCCGCTTTTTAAGGCAACATTTGATACGCCTTATATATTTCAATCAACACTTTTTGGTAATTTTATCCGGAATAGTTCAATGAAGTGGCAACATACGAGTACAGTTAACAGTTTTGCTGAATTAAATTTCTTTACTTCCCTGCGATCTGGAACAAGTACAGGTTTTTATTTCGGTCGTGTAGATACTACGTTAGAAGAAAAAGAGGATAGAGATTCAATTATTTCTAGTTCAAAAAATCTAATCTACTTAAATATTCTTTTATCTAACAAACAAAATATTAAAGGGAAGAAAACAAACAATCCTCATATAGCATTAACTGGAGATACAGGAAATGGAAAATCCGTAACGGCTAAAAAGTTGTTCATGGAATCAGCGATGATGAAGGATAAAGTGTTATATATAGACCCGAAAAAGGAAATGCGCCGACAATTTATGCGCACTATTAATGATCCAGAGTACAGAAAAAAATATCCTTTGGATGTCGAATTTATTGAGTCGTTTAACTTTGTTACGTTAGACGTACGAAATAAAGATAATCTTGGAGTGCTTGATCCGATTGTGTTGTTCGATCCTACAGAAGCTATCAGTACAGCTAAAGCGATGCTGACGAATGTCTATGAGGGTACATGGAACTTGAAACAAAAAACCGCAATCAATGAAGCTATTACAAAAATAGTTGATCAGAGAACAAGAGGAAGTAAGGTTGGTTTTTGGCATATCATTGATGAATTTATGAAGAGTAAAAATGAAGATGTTAAAGACATGGGGCGTTTTTTAGCTTCTACTATTAAAGGATCAATTTTAGAGTTGTCATTTTCTCGTGGGGAAGTAGAAGGCTTGTCTTTTGATAAAAAAGTAACTATTTTAGAAATTCAAGACTTAGACTTACCGAAAGAAAAAGGGGAAGTGTTAGACGATAACAAACGCCTATCTGTAACTTTGATGTTTGCTCTCGGTATGTTCTGTAGCAAGTTTGGATCTCGTGATCCTAAAGAAGAAACTGTTGTATTTTTTGATGAAAGTTGGATTTTCCAATCTTCTTCGGAAGGTAAAGGTATCTTAAAATCAATGAAACGTGTGGGACGATCACAAAATAATTTTATGGTCTTGATTACACAATCAGTAAATGATTTAGATGATAATGAGGATGGAACAGGATTTGGTATGGTGATCTGTTTTGATGAAGTAAATAATCGAGAAGGCATTTTAAAATCCTTGAATCTGGCTGTAAATGAGGATAATTTGAAGTGGGTATCAAACATGGTTCAAGGACAATGCTTGTTTAAGGATATGTTTGGTCAAATTAATCGTGTAGTCGTCCATGTCTTATTTGAAGAATGGCTTGAGCTATTTAAGACAGTAGATGATACAGATGCTTCTATCATGGAAAATCAGTTTGTGGCATAG
- a CDS encoding DUF3173 family protein: MNTVTKYDIMKLGFTLTQSQRIMKEAKALLVQQGCLFYAGKKVSRVPKHTVEKMLDLKFEKEVVNLG; encoded by the coding sequence ATGAATACTGTAACAAAATACGATATTATGAAGCTTGGTTTTACACTTACTCAATCTCAAAGAATCATGAAGGAAGCAAAAGCATTGTTAGTTCAGCAGGGCTGTTTATTTTATGCAGGAAAGAAAGTTTCTCGTGTTCCTAAGCACACTGTTGAGAAAATGCTAGATTTGAAATTTGAGAAAGAAGTGGTGAATCTTGGCTAA
- a CDS encoding DUF951 domain-containing protein, translating into MYDLGDIVEMKKPHACQANRWEIIRMGADIKIKCTNCGHIVMMTRRDFEKKMKKILEKNDKG; encoded by the coding sequence ATGTATGATCTTGGGGATATCGTTGAAATGAAAAAGCCACACGCTTGTCAGGCGAATCGTTGGGAAATCATCCGAATGGGCGCTGATATTAAAATAAAATGTACGAACTGCGGTCATATCGTTATGATGACACGTCGGGATTTTGAAAAGAAAATGAAGAAAATTTTGGAAAAAAATGATAAAGGATAG
- a CDS encoding site-specific integrase: MAKTSNVYKDKKSGKFYFVANLGVDRNGKRIQIFKRGFKSASIAKKAYHDFMKDYDEESRKKVLFEDFYENIFLKWYKNHVKENTYERVAVVTKKHFKYFYGKYLSEISVLDIQEFQNYLVEDYVKKDGKSLSKQTVNSLFMNLSSLFERAVVLNVIKENLVKKVGKVREEKIEVRFWTYEEFKLVMNQVENDFMGVFKKTAYNFLFMTGLRIGEMSALSWDDIDFDNSTVTVNKTLVYKNKRNYKITTPKSRSSIRKVSFDKKTLNQLKDWKELQKKSGLTDFVFSYDGEPVGTNVMGYWLDGYAKKANIHQIKIHGLRHSYASMLISLGVEPLIIKKLLGHSKISMTLDYYGHLYPDSENDVVERIEKLR; this comes from the coding sequence TTGGCTAAAACATCTAATGTTTACAAGGATAAAAAGAGTGGGAAATTCTATTTCGTTGCTAATTTAGGTGTGGATAGAAATGGCAAAAGAATTCAAATTTTTAAACGTGGGTTTAAAAGTGCGTCCATAGCAAAAAAAGCATATCATGATTTTATGAAAGATTATGATGAAGAATCTAGGAAGAAAGTTTTGTTTGAAGATTTTTATGAAAATATTTTTTTAAAATGGTATAAAAATCATGTGAAAGAAAATACGTATGAAAGAGTAGCTGTTGTTACAAAAAAGCATTTTAAGTATTTTTATGGGAAGTATTTGTCTGAAATTTCTGTTTTAGATATTCAAGAATTTCAAAATTATTTGGTAGAAGATTATGTAAAAAAAGATGGAAAATCTTTATCAAAACAAACTGTTAACAGTTTATTTATGAATCTATCGTCGCTATTTGAGCGTGCGGTAGTTTTAAATGTAATTAAAGAAAATCTAGTTAAGAAAGTAGGGAAAGTAAGGGAAGAGAAAATTGAAGTTCGCTTTTGGACATATGAAGAATTTAAGTTAGTAATGAATCAAGTGGAAAATGACTTTATGGGAGTTTTTAAGAAAACGGCGTATAATTTTCTATTTATGACTGGATTACGTATTGGAGAAATGAGTGCATTATCGTGGGATGACATTGATTTTGATAATTCAACAGTTACTGTTAATAAAACTCTTGTGTATAAGAATAAAAGAAATTATAAAATCACTACTCCAAAGAGTAGATCAAGTATTAGAAAAGTTTCTTTCGATAAGAAAACCCTTAACCAATTGAAAGACTGGAAAGAGTTGCAAAAGAAAAGTGGACTTACAGACTTTGTTTTTTCTTATGATGGAGAACCCGTTGGAACAAATGTTATGGGATACTGGTTAGATGGGTATGCTAAGAAGGCTAATATTCATCAGATAAAAATACATGGATTAAGACATTCATACGCTTCAATGCTTATATCATTAGGGGTTGAGCCTTTGATAATAAAAAAATTACTAGGGCATTCCAAAATATCGATGACATTAGATTATTATGGACACTTATATCCTGATTCTGAAAATGATGTAGTAGAAAGAATAGAGAAGTTAAGATAA
- a CDS encoding DUF1129 domain-containing protein: MESEALREIVSENRELEQKLTKRNEQYIFDLKKSLVAANLSEEAQTLALHEILPHLVEGQKSGNTARQLFGTVSERTEAILNKPEELPESTPALMWLDNTLLLFGVMTLMFSIMMMWSKGKTQPLGLLTLVLASMAGGYVFYLTYKYIYQYDRPGVDKSKRPGWFKTGLILVGSMLLWIVVFAGSAMLPAVINPILDPVIVIVIGGLALIVRHFLKKKYNMRSSLAR; encoded by the coding sequence ATGGAATCAGAAGCACTTCGAGAGATTGTTTCAGAAAATCGTGAGCTTGAACAAAAATTGACCAAAAGAAATGAACAGTACATTTTTGATTTAAAGAAGTCATTAGTGGCTGCCAACCTTTCTGAAGAAGCACAAACTCTAGCTTTACATGAGATTTTACCACATTTGGTAGAAGGTCAAAAGAGCGGTAATACTGCACGTCAACTGTTCGGTACTGTATCTGAACGTACGGAGGCTATTTTAAATAAACCAGAAGAATTGCCTGAATCCACACCTGCATTGATGTGGCTGGATAATACGCTATTGCTATTTGGTGTGATGACTTTGATGTTTTCAATTATGATGATGTGGTCTAAAGGTAAAACACAACCTTTAGGATTGTTGACACTTGTTTTAGCCTCAATGGCAGGCGGGTATGTATTTTATCTTACATACAAATACATTTATCAGTACGACCGCCCGGGAGTAGATAAATCAAAACGTCCAGGCTGGTTTAAGACTGGTTTGATTTTAGTGGGTTCAATGCTTCTGTGGATAGTGGTATTTGCAGGTTCTGCAATGTTGCCAGCCGTGATCAACCCTATTTTAGATCCGGTAATCGTGATCGTTATTGGTGGGTTGGCATTGATCGTGCGTCACTTCTTAAAGAAAAAATACAACATGCGCAGTAGTTTGGCGCGTTGA
- a CDS encoding phage tail tip lysozyme has translation MKKVAGALFILFFPIILLVVMVAGAPEEGTTTDFTPKTDQEKVAYQVFQFVLSKGGTKEFASAWIGNMEHESGLIPSRIQSDLPYMEATAMNPSLGGYAMGLAQWDSGRRVNLLNYAKEQKKDWKDANLQLDYAWDHDGSDSNLLKKYSKGTDVNQITIDILKYWERAGTKDDPMQQAQRKTSANNWYKRLSTGSSGGGSANVGGDKIDILESRLGQQIYNGECYGLTSFYVDSFDTPIHLGAWSPHGVAGNIGDTVGASNIGSAYAWESNGWTVIQNPSYSDIKAGDIINWGQGGGAPSIYGHTGVITSVSGDNKFTTYEQNSSQGRICAKYELTWGVSFPNVTSIVRKK, from the coding sequence GTGAAAAAAGTCGCTGGTGCATTATTTATTCTTTTTTTTCCAATTATTCTTCTAGTCGTTATGGTGGCTGGAGCTCCAGAGGAAGGAACGACAACAGATTTTACACCTAAAACAGATCAAGAAAAAGTCGCTTATCAAGTGTTTCAATTTGTACTTTCAAAAGGTGGAACGAAAGAATTTGCTAGTGCTTGGATAGGAAATATGGAACATGAGAGTGGTTTAATTCCTAGCAGGATTCAAAGTGATTTGCCGTATATGGAAGCCACAGCGATGAATCCTAGTCTTGGTGGCTATGCAATGGGATTGGCTCAATGGGATAGTGGAAGGCGTGTCAATTTACTCAACTATGCAAAAGAACAGAAAAAAGATTGGAAGGATGCTAATCTACAGCTTGATTATGCGTGGGACCATGACGGATCAGATAGCAACCTACTAAAAAAATATTCAAAAGGTACAGATGTTAACCAGATAACCATTGATATTTTGAAATATTGGGAACGTGCAGGAACCAAAGACGATCCAATGCAACAAGCCCAACGAAAGACAAGTGCAAATAATTGGTATAAACGTTTGTCTACTGGTAGTTCGGGTGGTGGCTCGGCTAATGTTGGCGGTGATAAAATTGATATTTTAGAAAGTAGACTTGGACAACAAATATACAACGGTGAGTGCTATGGTCTGACAAGTTTTTATGTTGATAGCTTTGATACACCAATACATTTAGGAGCATGGAGTCCTCATGGTGTTGCGGGAAATATAGGTGATACGGTTGGTGCTTCAAATATTGGTTCTGCTTATGCGTGGGAGAGTAATGGTTGGACGGTTATTCAAAATCCTAGTTATTCCGATATTAAAGCAGGAGATATTATTAATTGGGGTCAAGGTGGTGGTGCGCCGAGTATATATGGTCATACAGGAGTGATCACTAGTGTTTCGGGGGATAATAAATTTACTACGTATGAACAAAATTCTAGTCAAGGACGGATATGTGCAAAGTATGAGCTTACATGGGGAGTCAGCTTTCCTAATGTAACTAGTATTGTACGGAAAAAATAG
- the ychF gene encoding redox-regulated ATPase YchF yields the protein MALTAGIVGLPNVGKSTLFNAITKAGAEAANYPFATIDPNVGMVEVPDDRLLRLTELVKPKKTVPTTFEFTDIAGIVKGASKGEGLGNQFLSHIRQVDAICHVVRCFDDDNITHVEGRVDPLADIDTINLELVLADLDSINKRYTRVAKIAKTKDKDAVAELAVLDKLKPVLEEGLSARTIEFTEDEQKIVKSLFLLTAKPILYVANVSEDEVSDSDNNPYVQQVRTFAANENAEVIVVCARAEEEIAELDDEDKAEFLEALGIEESGLDQLIRAAYDLLGLATYFTAGEQEVRAWTFRKGIKAPQAAGIIHTDFERGFIRAETVSFDDLNTYGNMQAAKEAGKVRLEGKEYIVQDGDVMLFRFNV from the coding sequence ATGGCATTAACAGCTGGAATCGTGGGTTTGCCTAATGTAGGGAAATCAACTCTTTTTAACGCAATCACAAAAGCAGGGGCGGAAGCGGCAAATTACCCGTTTGCAACGATCGACCCGAATGTTGGTATGGTGGAAGTACCAGATGATCGTCTGTTGCGTTTAACAGAATTAGTAAAGCCTAAAAAAACTGTACCAACCACTTTTGAGTTTACTGATATCGCTGGTATCGTAAAAGGTGCAAGTAAAGGCGAAGGATTGGGCAATCAATTTTTAAGTCATATTCGTCAAGTAGATGCGATTTGTCACGTTGTTCGTTGTTTTGATGATGATAATATCACTCACGTTGAAGGACGTGTCGATCCGTTGGCAGATATCGATACAATCAATCTAGAATTAGTTTTAGCGGATTTGGATTCTATCAATAAACGTTACACACGTGTAGCTAAAATAGCGAAGACGAAGGATAAAGATGCAGTCGCAGAACTAGCTGTATTAGATAAGCTTAAACCTGTTTTAGAAGAAGGGTTATCAGCTCGGACGATCGAATTTACTGAAGATGAACAAAAAATCGTTAAAAGTTTATTTTTATTAACAGCAAAACCAATTCTATATGTGGCGAATGTATCAGAAGATGAAGTTTCAGATTCAGATAATAATCCGTATGTTCAACAAGTTCGGACTTTTGCAGCCAACGAAAATGCAGAAGTGATCGTGGTTTGTGCAAGAGCAGAAGAAGAAATCGCTGAATTAGATGATGAAGATAAAGCAGAATTTTTAGAAGCTTTAGGCATTGAAGAGTCAGGTTTGGATCAATTGATTCGTGCGGCCTATGATTTATTAGGCTTGGCAACCTACTTTACAGCGGGTGAACAAGAAGTTCGTGCCTGGACATTCCGCAAAGGAATCAAAGCGCCTCAAGCTGCTGGAATCATCCATACAGATTTCGAGCGCGGATTTATTCGTGCCGAAACCGTTTCATTTGATGATCTAAACACATATGGTAATATGCAGGCTGCAAAAGAAGCGGGGAAAGTTCGCTTAGAAGGAAAAGAATATATTGTGCAAGATGGCGATGTTATGCTTTTCCGTTTCAATGTATAG
- a CDS encoding conjugal transfer protein, with protein MNWKKIKKKEKAEKTPKVKKISRKKSTTFVSVGFIALLIFSGVAVIRSNVMASSMSETINKVAKLEEQGKPKETKELDVVSLYHYVSSFAKEYITYDSEEKDTNKRFDRLSTYVSFDSGQLDEGIKGKYKRTVKSIELTKVEESSDSLLAHMTVSYEEQLEKKKVQTTTVMVVPVIEKDGLYAVVSRPYFLALEVPKGKTTPLKEVQKPLDVDAKERKKMETFLTLFFGKYAEAKKTELALLMKEPVLTDGKAKFKEIEKGSLNFFDTKDKKVQGVQVSAIFENKETKVTHTENFTLWIGETENSQFIYTFKHYFTESRE; from the coding sequence ATGAATTGGAAAAAGATTAAGAAGAAAGAAAAAGCTGAAAAAACTCCCAAAGTAAAAAAGATATCGAGAAAAAAATCAACCACATTTGTTTCGGTTGGTTTTATTGCATTACTTATTTTTTCAGGAGTAGCGGTTATTCGTTCCAATGTGATGGCTTCTAGTATGTCAGAGACTATCAATAAAGTCGCAAAGTTGGAGGAGCAAGGGAAGCCTAAAGAAACAAAAGAGTTAGATGTAGTTAGTCTTTATCATTATGTATCTAGCTTTGCTAAAGAGTATATTACTTATGATTCAGAAGAAAAGGATACAAATAAACGTTTTGATCGATTGTCCACCTATGTTTCTTTTGATTCAGGACAATTAGATGAAGGGATCAAAGGGAAGTACAAACGAACAGTAAAAAGTATAGAACTAACAAAAGTGGAAGAATCTTCTGATAGTTTGTTGGCTCATATGACTGTTAGCTACGAGGAACAATTGGAGAAGAAAAAAGTTCAAACTACTACTGTAATGGTTGTACCAGTAATTGAAAAGGATGGATTGTATGCAGTTGTATCACGTCCTTATTTTTTAGCTCTGGAGGTGCCTAAAGGCAAAACAACACCTTTAAAAGAGGTACAGAAGCCGTTGGATGTTGATGCAAAAGAACGGAAAAAAATGGAAACATTTTTAACTCTTTTCTTTGGGAAATATGCAGAAGCAAAGAAAACGGAACTGGCATTGTTGATGAAAGAACCAGTTTTAACGGATGGTAAAGCTAAGTTTAAAGAGATAGAAAAAGGCTCTTTAAACTTTTTTGATACAAAGGATAAAAAAGTTCAAGGGGTTCAGGTTTCAGCAATTTTTGAAAACAAAGAAACTAAAGTAACGCATACAGAGAATTTCACACTATGGATTGGTGAGACGGAAAATTCTCAATTTATTTATACATTTAAACATTATTTTACAGAAAGTAGGGAGTAA
- a CDS encoding EF0163 family protein, producing MKKLVFLFLSTLLLVGISGCKKEAKQPKTIESSSVSMKQVEDQVKYNEKTDDSIEMSSSIEKTEEKKKKVNVKALLEDFGDAYANYEGISDRNEKLKRLMTKKCIEANGINFDSAVMMISEGEVKSIYQPIEGEKDQYAIYLVCKQNGSEVRVLLLVKITGDKVSEMTYNTVRQEY from the coding sequence ATGAAGAAACTTGTATTTTTATTTTTGTCTACTCTATTATTGGTAGGCATATCTGGCTGTAAAAAGGAAGCTAAACAACCAAAAACGATTGAAAGTTCTTCTGTTTCAATGAAGCAAGTAGAAGATCAAGTAAAATATAACGAAAAAACAGATGATTCAATTGAGATGTCCAGTTCCATTGAAAAAACAGAAGAAAAGAAAAAGAAGGTTAATGTTAAAGCTTTATTAGAGGATTTTGGAGATGCTTATGCGAATTATGAAGGCATCAGTGATCGTAATGAAAAATTAAAAAGACTTATGACAAAAAAATGCATTGAAGCAAATGGAATCAATTTTGATTCTGCGGTTATGATGATTTCAGAAGGAGAAGTTAAAAGTATTTACCAACCGATCGAAGGTGAAAAAGATCAATATGCAATCTATTTAGTATGTAAACAAAACGGGTCAGAAGTAAGAGTGTTATTGCTAGTGAAAATAACTGGAGATAAGGTTTCTGAAATGACCTATAACACAGTAAGGCAAGAGTACTAA
- a CDS encoding conjugal transfer protein translates to MKYYDYSRGLKAPYQLQVIRSPKGKLVWAFSQPVSLSYFVVFILFFILFLSVGQVFTFPIFFQINVNLIILFFVPHKIARWYVETEIDGKKGIVYLKDAFSYVREFVIDKRSIYRFERVNEIEEFQFKR, encoded by the coding sequence ATGAAATATTATGATTATAGTAGGGGCTTGAAAGCCCCTTATCAATTACAAGTGATACGATCGCCAAAAGGAAAGCTAGTATGGGCATTTTCACAGCCTGTCAGTCTTTCCTATTTTGTTGTCTTTATTTTATTCTTCATATTGTTTTTATCGGTAGGACAAGTATTCACTTTTCCTATCTTCTTTCAAATTAATGTGAATTTGATTATTTTATTTTTCGTGCCACATAAAATTGCTCGCTGGTACGTAGAAACGGAAATAGATGGCAAAAAAGGGATTGTGTATTTAAAGGATGCGTTCTCTTATGTTCGAGAATTTGTCATTGATAAGCGATCCATTTATCGATTTGAAAGAGTAAATGAAATAGAAGAATTTCAATTTAAGAGATAG
- the guaB gene encoding IMP dehydrogenase, which translates to MSNWETKFAKKGLTFDDVLLIPAESHVLPNEVDMSVQLAKNIKLNIPLISASMDTVTDSKMAISMARQGGLGVIHKNMSIAQQADEVRKVKRSESGVIIDPFFLTPTNLVADAENLMSKYRISGVPIVETMENRKLVGIITNRDMRFVTDYQMKIEEVMTKDNLVTAPVGTSLKDAEKILQKHKIEKLPIVDENNRLSGLITIKDIEKVIEFPNAAKDEHGRLLVAAAVGVTSDTFERAEALLEAGADAIIIDTAHGHSAGVIRKIKEIRETFPEATLIAGNIATAEGAKALYDVGVDVVKVGIGPGSICTTRVVAGVGVPQLTAIYDAASVARKYGKAIIADGGIKYSGDIVKALAAGGHAVMLGSMLAGTDESPGEFEIYQGRRFKTYRGMGSLGAMEKGSSDRYFQGGVNEANKLVPEGIEGRVAYKGSVSDIVFQLIGGLKSGMGYVGAADLKQLREEAQFIQMSGNGLKESHPHDVQITKEAPNYSVEQ; encoded by the coding sequence ATGTCTAACTGGGAAACAAAATTCGCGAAAAAAGGTCTTACATTTGATGATGTATTATTGATTCCGGCAGAAAGTCACGTATTACCGAACGAAGTAGATATGAGTGTGCAGCTAGCGAAAAATATTAAATTGAATATTCCTCTAATCAGTGCAAGTATGGATACAGTCACAGATAGTAAAATGGCGATTTCAATGGCGCGCCAAGGTGGACTAGGTGTCATTCATAAAAATATGAGTATTGCACAACAAGCGGATGAAGTGCGTAAAGTAAAACGCTCTGAAAGCGGAGTAATCATTGATCCATTTTTCTTAACACCAACGAATTTAGTGGCAGATGCTGAAAATTTGATGAGTAAATATCGTATTAGCGGTGTGCCAATCGTTGAAACAATGGAAAATCGTAAACTAGTTGGAATCATCACTAACCGCGATATGCGCTTTGTGACAGATTATCAAATGAAGATTGAAGAAGTTATGACGAAAGACAATTTAGTGACAGCCCCAGTTGGTACTTCTCTAAAAGATGCTGAAAAAATTCTTCAAAAACATAAGATCGAAAAATTACCGATCGTTGATGAAAATAATCGTTTAAGTGGTTTGATCACGATCAAAGATATTGAAAAAGTAATTGAGTTTCCGAATGCAGCCAAAGATGAACATGGTCGTCTTTTAGTTGCAGCTGCTGTAGGCGTAACGAGTGATACATTCGAGCGTGCAGAAGCTTTATTGGAAGCTGGTGCAGATGCGATCATCATTGACACGGCACATGGACACAGTGCTGGAGTCATTCGTAAAATCAAAGAAATTCGTGAAACTTTCCCAGAAGCGACATTGATCGCTGGAAATATTGCCACAGCAGAAGGAGCTAAAGCTCTGTATGATGTAGGCGTTGACGTTGTCAAAGTTGGGATCGGACCGGGCTCGATTTGTACAACGCGTGTTGTAGCGGGTGTGGGTGTACCTCAATTAACTGCTATTTACGATGCAGCTTCTGTAGCTCGTAAATACGGAAAAGCAATCATCGCAGATGGTGGAATCAAATACTCTGGTGATATCGTTAAAGCTTTAGCAGCAGGTGGACATGCGGTGATGTTAGGAAGTATGTTAGCTGGAACAGATGAATCGCCTGGTGAATTTGAAATTTACCAAGGTCGTCGTTTTAAAACATACCGCGGTATGGGGTCATTAGGCGCAATGGAAAAAGGATCAAGCGATCGTTACTTCCAGGGCGGTGTTAATGAAGCAAATAAATTAGTACCTGAAGGTATTGAAGGCCGTGTAGCTTACAAAGGCAGCGTATCTGATATTGTCTTCCAGTTGATCGGTGGGCTGAAATCAGGTATGGGTTATGTTGGAGCCGCTGATTTGAAACAATTACGGGAAGAAGCACAGTTCATCCAAATGAGTGGAAATGGACTAAAAGAATCTCACCCTCATGATGTACAAATCACAAAAGAAGCACCGAACTACTCTGTGGAACAATAA